The segment CGGTTGCAACCAGTCTTGCCACATTGCTGAGGGTGCTGGTCTCGTTCACGGCACCTTCGGCTGATGTGCCAAGCCCGTAGAGTGTCAATTCATCATGTTCGATGTCTTCACCGGCTCTGAAGCTGCGAAACCGCTCAAGGGTCTCCCAGGCCTCTCGCCAAGCAAGCTTGGTGTCACCCTCTTCGGTGCGGTAGTTCCAGTCCGGATGGCTGGTAGAATAGAACCCCAGGGTGTCATAAGCACTGGACATGCGCGCCATGAGGTTGTCGATCGAATTGCTGGCGTCGAGCACCATCCCGACCACTGGAAGATTATTGGCCATACCGCGTGAATCCCTGAAGAATTTATTCCGGGTTCAACCTTGCAAGACAGGCGGCCACAGGACCAGTTTTCACGGTCCAGCACCCAATCTGCCGACAATCTGTTGCGCGAAGGCCACAGGCTCGTGCATCCCCGTGCCGGGGTGATCATCGAACCCGACGGCACGGGCAGCCAGTCGCGCAGCCGGGGGTTTTGATCCTGGAGGTCCAACGCGCTCATGCGCAGCCCGGCGACCGTCCAAGAGGACGGCCACCGGAAGAGGGTGAAACCAGCGCAGGGTCGCGCGGATCGTTGCCGGGCCTTGGCCCGCTGGTCAGACCTTCTGTCCGACGTGGCGTCCGGCACCTTCGGGCAAGGGCATGCCGGCATGCGCCGTGGCATAGGCCGTCAGCCTTGCGGCAACCTCATCAGAGGGAAGCGCGCTGACCCGGGCCTTCATGTCCATATGCAGCAGCAGCGTCTCGACCGTCGCGGCCAGCTTGCCATCGGAGCCAAGCAGCCGGTGGAAGAGATGCATTTTCTTGCCCTCTCCCTTCAGCACCTGGGTGGTGATGGTCAGCGCATCGCCCTCATGCATCTCGTTCAGGAAACGGACATGGCTTTCGACGGTGAAATAGCTGCCGCCCGATGCGATGTATTCCGCGTCGCAGCCGATCATCTCCATGAAGCGATCGGTCGCCTGAGCCGCGGCCTCGAGATATTTCGCCTCGTTCATGTGGCCATTGTAATCGGTCCAGCTTTGCGGGATCCGGCGGCTGACGGTGACGGGCAGATCCGCGGGTTCCGGGTCGGGCAGCATGGCCTCGTGGCTGTTGATGGTGCCACCTGCGCCGCTGCCGGATTTCTTCAGCGCCCGCATCATGCCGACCAGGTTGTCGTCGCGCAAACGTTCCAGATCGCGGATCGACATATGGCCCGACTGTGCGTCGGACTGGCTGGCGATCAGATCCACCAGTTCATCGGTGAATTCGGGCACATCCATCAGCTTGGTCCAGGGCCATTCCAGCGCCGGACCGAATTGCGCCATGAAGTGCTTCATTCCCGCTTCGCCGCCGGCAATGCGATAGGTTTCGAACAGGCCCATCTGCGCCCACCGCAGGCCAAATCCAAAGCGGATCGCATCATCCAGTTC is part of the Paracoccus seriniphilus genome and harbors:
- a CDS encoding carnitine 3-dehydrogenase; protein product: MTTAAIIGGGVIGGGWAARFLLNGWDVRVFDPDPQAERKIGEVLANARRALPSLYDKALPPEGKLSFHADMAEAVSDAVWIQESVPERLDLKHKIHKLIQQHAPRDAILGSSTSGFKPSELQEGALNPGQIIVAHPFNPVYLLPLVELVPSAATPDAVTQRASALLTSVGMKPLVVRKEIDAHIADRLLEAVWREGLWLIKDGICTTEELDDAIRFGFGLRWAQMGLFETYRIAGGEAGMKHFMAQFGPALEWPWTKLMDVPEFTDELVDLIASQSDAQSGHMSIRDLERLRDDNLVGMMRALKKSGSGAGGTINSHEAMLPDPEPADLPVTVSRRIPQSWTDYNGHMNEAKYLEAAAQATDRFMEMIGCDAEYIASGGSYFTVESHVRFLNEMHEGDALTITTQVLKGEGKKMHLFHRLLGSDGKLAATVETLLLHMDMKARVSALPSDEVAARLTAYATAHAGMPLPEGAGRHVGQKV